Below is a window of Planococcus rifietoensis DNA.
CGATTTGACGAATGAGCCGCCGCAAGGGGTTTTCTATAACCGAATGAGTGCTTCATCGCATACAAGAGGGCACCGCTTTGCTCCTGAAATGGCCGAGGCGAAAATCGCTTGGCTCGAACGCCACAACCGGCGCGTCGTCAATGGCAGCCGCGCACTCCGGCTTGAAGTGAGCAAAGTGAACCAGTACATGGCGCTTGATGCAGCCGGCATCCAGACGCCGAAAACGGTTGCGGTGAGCGGGAAGGAACAGCTTCTTGCGGCAGCGTCCGCTTTTGAGGGCGAATCGTTTATCACGAAACATAACCGCGCTGGAAAAGGGCTCGGTGTCCGATTGTTTCATTCATTAGAAGCGTTAGAGGAATATGTGGGCGGCGGTGAATTCGACGAATCCGTGGACGGCATCACTTTATTGCAACAATACATCCAAGCGCCTGAACCATACATCACACGCTGTGAATTTGTCGGCGGGAAATTTCTCTATGCGGTGCGCGTGGATACATCGGAAGGCTTTGAATTATGCCCAGCCGATGCCTGCCGCCTCGAAGATATCTTTTGCCCGGCAGACGGCGCATCGGAAACACGGCCAAAATTCCAAGTCATTGAAGGTTTTGATGATCCAATTATCGCTAAGTATGAACGTTTCCTTAAAGAGAATGGCATCGAAGTGGCGGGCATCGAATTTATCCAAAATGCCGAAGGTGAGCTGTTCACTTACGATGTCAACACCAACACAAATTACAATGCTGATGCGGAGGCAGTGGCTGGCACATACGGCATGCTGGAACTGGCGAAATATCTCGACCATCAGCGGCAAACCCTCACGACTTTTGCTAAGTAAACGGAGATTAACATGAAACAGCACGGCCAGAT
It encodes the following:
- a CDS encoding ATP-grasp domain-containing protein, producing MTEKVYVIHENEEWTVHLFRRLEELGVPYEDWFTDAGSVDLTNEPPQGVFYNRMSASSHTRGHRFAPEMAEAKIAWLERHNRRVVNGSRALRLEVSKVNQYMALDAAGIQTPKTVAVSGKEQLLAAASAFEGESFITKHNRAGKGLGVRLFHSLEALEEYVGGGEFDESVDGITLLQQYIQAPEPYITRCEFVGGKFLYAVRVDTSEGFELCPADACRLEDIFCPADGASETRPKFQVIEGFDDPIIAKYERFLKENGIEVAGIEFIQNAEGELFTYDVNTNTNYNADAEAVAGTYGMLELAKYLDHQRQTLTTFAK